Proteins from a genomic interval of Deinococcus sp. QL22:
- a CDS encoding IS5 family transposase has protein sequence MWREEITDEQWKRLEPLLPSRFGLGRPYLEHRPIVSGILWVLRTGAPWRDVPERFGKWTTIASRFRRWTAQDIWQQIWAALQREADLKGQLDWSVHFVDGTVVRAHQCAAGARGGQEEEALGRSRGGFSTKIHLRAEGHGKPMAFVLSGGERHESKYLQPLLETGAVVRAGPGRPRIRPDRLVGDKGYSYMIVRKYLHRCGIRVTIPRRKDQGDNICFDAVLYKQRNKIERLVNRFKSFRRIATRYDKRAMSYQGWWTLAAVFIWMSLNQLAPKS, from the coding sequence CTGTGGCGCGAAGAAATCACCGACGAGCAGTGGAAACGTCTGGAACCCCTCCTCCCATCCCGCTTTGGTCTGGGACGGCCTTATTTAGAGCACCGCCCCATCGTCAGTGGCATCCTCTGGGTGCTCAGGACAGGTGCGCCCTGGCGCGACGTCCCAGAGCGTTTCGGCAAATGGACCACGATCGCCAGCCGCTTCCGTCGCTGGACGGCCCAGGACATTTGGCAGCAGATCTGGGCAGCACTGCAACGAGAAGCTGACCTGAAGGGTCAGCTCGACTGGTCGGTCCACTTTGTGGATGGCACGGTGGTGCGAGCGCATCAATGTGCTGCAGGCGCACGAGGTGGGCAAGAAGAGGAAGCGCTGGGACGATCACGAGGCGGGTTCAGTACCAAGATCCATCTGCGTGCTGAAGGACACGGAAAGCCCATGGCCTTCGTCCTGAGTGGCGGAGAACGCCACGAATCCAAATACCTGCAACCTCTGTTGGAGACTGGCGCGGTGGTTCGTGCAGGACCAGGACGTCCCAGAATTCGTCCAGATCGTCTGGTGGGCGACAAAGGCTACAGCTACATGATCGTTCGCAAGTATCTGCATCGCTGTGGCATTCGGGTCACGATTCCTCGGCGCAAGGATCAGGGAGACAACATTTGCTTTGATGCTGTGCTGTACAAGCAGCGGAACAAGATTGAGCGTCTGGTCAACCGCTTCAAGAGCTTTCGGCGGATTGCGACCCGGTACGACAAGCGAGCGATGAGTTATCAAGGCTGGTGGACACTGGCGGCGGTCTTCATTTGGATGTCACTGAATCAACTTGCACCAAAGAGTTGA
- a CDS encoding IS110 family transposase codes for MVVLGIDVGKSELYACLLQPELKPARQVVANTAEGHTGLQTWLETQGVTAQETSVVMEATGVYWERIALKLHLAGYRVSVVNAAQIKFYAKSTLRRGKTDKMDAELIARYGETMHPACWMPAERDREALRALIHERDAVISLITLEKGRQHALDHREQALELVVQLGRERLALLEQQRATVERAMDACVAESAGLREQVALLSSVPGIGKLTAAIVLAETSHLQDAQDSRQWAAYAGLSPVPRQSGAMVGRCRISKIGNSRLRKAFYLSAVTVSRLKNPMGDYYRRLVAAGKPKKVALIALARKILRTSFAVLRSAKPFELGYQRPQVVS; via the coding sequence ATGGTGGTACTCGGCATTGACGTGGGGAAAAGCGAGCTGTACGCCTGTCTCCTGCAACCCGAATTGAAACCAGCTCGGCAGGTGGTGGCCAACACCGCCGAAGGCCATACCGGTCTGCAGACCTGGCTGGAGACACAGGGCGTCACGGCCCAAGAGACCTCGGTGGTGATGGAAGCGACCGGCGTGTACTGGGAGCGAATCGCGTTGAAGCTTCACTTGGCAGGCTACCGGGTCAGTGTGGTTAACGCAGCGCAGATTAAGTTCTATGCGAAAAGTACGTTGAGGCGGGGCAAAACAGACAAAATGGATGCCGAGCTGATTGCGCGGTATGGCGAGACGATGCATCCAGCCTGCTGGATGCCCGCTGAACGAGATCGAGAAGCACTCCGTGCTTTGATCCACGAACGGGATGCGGTCATTTCTCTGATCACTCTTGAAAAAGGACGTCAGCACGCCCTGGATCATCGTGAACAAGCTCTTGAGTTGGTCGTCCAACTGGGTCGAGAGCGCTTGGCGCTGCTTGAACAGCAGCGCGCCACGGTTGAACGGGCGATGGATGCGTGTGTGGCGGAATCCGCTGGACTCCGCGAACAAGTGGCCCTCCTGTCTTCCGTGCCGGGGATCGGGAAGTTGACCGCAGCGATCGTGCTGGCCGAGACGAGTCATCTCCAAGACGCCCAGGATTCGCGGCAATGGGCCGCTTACGCTGGATTGTCTCCGGTGCCGCGCCAGTCGGGCGCCATGGTGGGACGGTGTCGGATCTCTAAGATTGGAAACAGTCGACTGAGAAAGGCCTTTTACCTCTCGGCTGTCACGGTGTCTCGTCTCAAAAATCCGATGGGTGACTATTATCGACGATTGGTTGCGGCAGGAAAGCCGAAGAAGGTCGCCCTGATTGCCCTGGCACGCAAAATCCTTCGCACAAGTTTCGCCGTCCTTCGGTCTGCGAAACCCTTCGAGCTGGGGTACCAACGCCCCCAAGTCGTCTCTTGA
- a CDS encoding transposase family protein has product MLGTATSAGAVHDLKLFRQSGVRLPHDTALIGDAGDQGLWRSHGHAITTHKATRASPLSAEQRQENRVLAHARQGTLHAIRRTKIFRVLKGVYRHRRRRFALRVQLIAALCNLTRARPA; this is encoded by the coding sequence GTGTTGGGCACCGCCACGAGTGCTGGGGCCGTTCATGATCTGAAGCTGTTCCGTCAGTCGGGTGTGCGCTTGCCCCACGACACGGCGCTGATCGGGGACGCCGGAGACCAGGGACTCTGGCGGAGCCACGGGCACGCCATCACCACCCATAAGGCGACGCGAGCGTCGCCCCTCTCCGCCGAACAACGCCAAGAAAACCGCGTGCTGGCACATGCCCGGCAGGGCACCCTGCATGCCATCCGTCGTACGAAGATCTTCCGCGTCTTGAAGGGCGTGTACCGACATCGGCGGCGTCGGTTTGCGCTCCGAGTTCAGCTGATCGCGGCGCTCTGCAACCTCACCCGTGCACGTCCCGCCTGA
- a CDS encoding transposase family protein, whose amino-acid sequence MERDRLTRTLKMNRKQFRRRTGVHPETVAEMETVLAQREERKKKSGRPAALSVAEQLLMTLEFWREYRTFAHLGDDWGVHDDGVHRTVERVEAALIASARFQMPRKRVFQEAQLVYSIVAVDASEVPCERPKKSSALGTAGRKNVIP is encoded by the coding sequence GTGGAGCGAGACCGTCTGACACGCACGCTGAAGATGAATCGCAAGCAGTTTCGTCGACGCACCGGGGTTCACCCGGAAACCGTTGCCGAGATGGAAACGGTGCTTGCACAACGGGAAGAACGGAAGAAGAAATCTGGCCGCCCAGCCGCACTCAGCGTGGCTGAACAACTCCTGATGACGCTGGAATTCTGGCGTGAGTACCGTACCTTCGCACACCTGGGTGACGACTGGGGCGTGCATGACGATGGCGTGCACCGCACGGTGGAACGCGTGGAAGCGGCCTTGATTGCCAGTGCGCGGTTCCAGATGCCCAGAAAACGCGTATTTCAGGAAGCGCAGCTCGTCTACAGCATCGTGGCGGTGGATGCTTCTGAAGTGCCGTGTGAACGGCCCAAAAAAAGCAGCGCGCTTGGTACAGCGGGAAGAAAAAACGTCATACCCTGA
- a CDS encoding IS630 family transposase (programmed frameshift), with protein sequence MVPWQPSKYTRAQLEERRLAALSVIQAGGQTNQQIANQFGVSIHTIYTWKERLKRQGGLEATVTPGRPGRLTPEQRQQIGTLLQEGARAFGFPDDTWTTPRVREVIGRRLSVWYHPDHVRKLLHQLGFSPQRPSKGALEQNETALRTWVRTTRLEVKKKVALGATLVYLDEVGFSLKGVVRRTWAPKGKTPIVRLPASWQKLSTIGAITSRCQFLQHTQPGAIKTDHVVAFLHHVLKQVPGEVVVVLDNAAIHRAKAVSAFVETVERLTLIYLPPYSPELNPIEKVWAYVKRNVLGNFCAKTTKELKERLRSGWQRVRYISLPQRLMTATPI encoded by the exons ATGGTCCCTTGGCAACCCTCCAAGTACACCCGCGCTCAGCTGGAAGAACGACGACTCGCCGCCCTATCCGTGATCCAAGCCGGTGGTCAGACCAATCAGCAGATTGCGAATCAATTTGGTGTCTCCATCCACACCATCTACACCTGGAAAGAGCGTCTCAAGCGCCAAGGCGGTTTGGAAGCCACCGTCACGCCCGGTCGGCCGGGCCGCTTGACGCCGGAACAGCGCCAACAGATCGGCACCCTCCTGCAGGAGGGTGCTCGCGCGTTTGGGTTTCCGGATGACACGTGGACGACGCCTCGCGTGCGTGAGGTCATCGGTCGTCGGTTGAGCGTGTGGTACCACCCGGATCATGTTCGGAAGCTGCTCCACCAACTGGGATTTTCACCTCAACGACCAAGCAAAGGGGCGCTCGAGCAGAACGAGACAGCACTGCGAACCTGGGTGCGGACCACGCGCCTGGAGGTC AAAAAAAAGGTCGCGCTCGGCGCGACCCTGGTGTATCTGGATGAGGTGGGTTTCAGTCTGAAGGGTGTGGTGCGTCGAACGTGGGCCCCGAAGGGAAAGACGCCCATCGTGCGTCTTCCGGCCAGTTGGCAGAAGCTGTCGACCATTGGTGCGATCACCTCTAGGTGCCAATTCCTGCAGCACACTCAGCCAGGAGCCATCAAGACGGACCATGTGGTGGCATTTTTGCACCATGTCTTAAAGCAGGTTCCCGGTGAGGTCGTCGTAGTGCTGGACAATGCCGCTATTCACCGAGCGAAAGCCGTATCGGCTTTCGTAGAGACCGTAGAACGTCTGACCCTGATTTATTTGCCACCTTACTCTCCAGAATTGAATCCCATAGAGAAGGTCTGGGCGTACGTCAAGCGCAATGTCCTGGGCAATTTCTGTGCCAAGACGACCAAAGAACTCAAAGAGCGGCTCCGTTCGGGTTGGCAGCGGGTGCGGTATATCAGCCTGCCACAACGGCTTATGACGGCAACTCCGATTTAA
- a CDS encoding ATP-binding protein yields MTSPLLLVVSGLPAAGKSTLSAQLARELYLPFVTKDDYKGLVLARQPDLPREVIGPLSFDLMWHVAGVTLAAGIDTLLETHFYRGISEAKILELAQAHRARLVQIFCHVPLEVLRERHAARVASGARPGIDLPFDHALAPANWCHTPLALGQVPCLEVDTSLRDPLPEALRWVKDRQQSD; encoded by the coding sequence GTGACCTCGCCACTCCTTCTGGTTGTTTCGGGCCTTCCTGCAGCAGGTAAATCGACACTCAGTGCACAATTGGCCCGAGAACTGTACCTTCCTTTTGTCACCAAAGACGACTACAAGGGTCTGGTACTCGCGCGACAGCCAGACCTGCCCCGTGAGGTGATAGGCCCGCTCAGCTTTGACCTGATGTGGCATGTGGCAGGCGTGACTCTGGCAGCGGGCATCGACACCCTGTTGGAAACCCATTTCTATCGGGGCATCAGTGAGGCTAAGATTTTGGAGCTCGCGCAGGCGCATCGCGCCCGGTTGGTACAAATCTTTTGCCACGTACCACTGGAAGTCTTGCGCGAACGGCATGCGGCGCGCGTCGCTTCAGGGGCACGTCCCGGCATCGACCTGCCGTTTGATCATGCCTTAGCACCGGCCAATTGGTGTCACACCCCGCTGGCACTGGGTCAAGTACCGTGTTTGGAAGTGGACACGTCCTTGCGTGACCCACTCCCGGAAGCGTTGAGGTGGGTCAAGGACAGACAGCAATCTGACTGA
- a CDS encoding transposase: MDADAPHGTSKDHARPVCRYGAVKSGPIPTSAHAVSGASERAWTFQHLVWVMLRDQTKLDTQDQQILAAIKARSEVVSTAHDLTQAFTRLMRERQPQALESWFQSAKTSGLPDFVTFARGLERDVVALTAALVLQWSNGPVEGIVNKIKLIKRQAYGRASFQLLRQRVLMAV, encoded by the coding sequence ATGGATGCAGATGCGCCGCACGGCACCAGCAAAGACCACGCCCGGCCCGTATGTCGCTATGGGGCGGTGAAGAGCGGGCCGATCCCGACGTCCGCTCACGCAGTGAGCGGTGCGTCAGAGCGGGCGTGGACGTTTCAGCACCTGGTCTGGGTCATGCTTCGAGATCAAACCAAGCTCGACACGCAGGATCAACAGATCCTAGCTGCCATCAAAGCTCGTTCTGAGGTCGTGAGCACGGCTCACGACCTCACTCAGGCCTTCACACGGTTGATGCGTGAACGACAGCCGCAAGCCCTCGAATCCTGGTTCCAATCCGCGAAGACGTCCGGTCTACCGGACTTCGTGACGTTCGCCCGCGGTCTCGAACGCGATGTTGTCGCTCTGACAGCAGCCCTTGTGCTGCAGTGGTCAAACGGCCCAGTCGAGGGCATTGTCAACAAAATAAAATTGATCAAACGTCAGGCGTATGGCCGGGCCTCATTTCAACTCCTACGACAACGCGTGTTGATGGCTGTGTGA
- a CDS encoding ISL3 family transposase: MENEALTALFLGQLPGFRLDTVQVAETVVVIATSIQPTSGCPTCGTSSARVHSRYRRHLSDLPAGGTSVTLELAVRRFVCQEPLCRQHIFCERFVDGLTPSVRRSRRALAVIQHVSVILGGNAGAALLKRMQCRVSASTVLRAARLLPPVVRSVPEVIGVDDFAFRRGHVYGTVIVDLETRRPIELLSDRSASTLAAWLKQHPHIKIISRDRSLEYEKGICEGAPMAQQVLDRWHVLKNCREALERQLARDRTAILEICHDQVPLPSLPRTHSEQARRSERQQVRQQVFDRIHALSINGRSQRAISRKLYVSRGRVRAALTAKVQPPLGRQQSRSGILAPFLSYLQHRFSQGERNAGQLLREVRQQGFSGSRKRVAQWMQMRRTAPAKTTPGPYVAMGR; this comes from the coding sequence ATGGAAAACGAAGCGTTAACAGCCCTCTTTCTGGGACAGCTTCCTGGGTTTCGGCTGGATACGGTGCAGGTCGCAGAGACCGTTGTAGTGATCGCCACCAGCATCCAACCGACGTCGGGCTGTCCGACGTGTGGTACCTCCAGTGCTCGAGTTCACAGTCGGTATCGCCGTCACCTGAGTGATCTCCCAGCAGGTGGAACATCGGTGACGCTCGAACTGGCTGTTCGCCGCTTCGTGTGTCAGGAGCCGTTGTGCCGACAACACATCTTTTGTGAGCGGTTTGTCGATGGACTCACGCCTTCCGTTCGTCGAAGTCGGCGGGCGCTCGCGGTGATCCAGCACGTGTCCGTGATTCTTGGGGGCAATGCTGGTGCCGCCCTGCTGAAACGGATGCAGTGTAGGGTCAGTGCATCCACCGTGCTGCGTGCAGCACGGCTCCTGCCGCCAGTGGTGCGATCCGTGCCCGAGGTCATTGGGGTCGATGATTTCGCGTTTCGGCGGGGTCACGTGTATGGGACAGTCATCGTCGACCTCGAGACACGCAGGCCGATCGAACTCCTCTCAGATCGAAGCGCAAGCACGCTGGCGGCGTGGCTCAAACAGCACCCACACATCAAAATTATCAGTCGAGACCGTTCATTGGAATATGAAAAGGGAATTTGCGAAGGCGCACCGATGGCGCAGCAGGTTCTGGATCGTTGGCACGTCTTGAAGAACTGTCGAGAAGCGCTGGAACGTCAATTGGCACGCGACCGCACGGCCATTCTTGAGATCTGCCACGATCAGGTTCCGTTACCGTCGCTCCCACGCACCCACAGTGAACAGGCGCGCCGGTCAGAACGTCAGCAAGTACGTCAACAGGTGTTTGACCGAATTCACGCGTTGTCCATCAATGGCCGCAGTCAACGCGCTATCAGCCGCAAACTGTATGTGAGTCGGGGACGGGTTCGAGCTGCTCTCACGGCTAAGGTACAACCGCCGCTTGGTCGGCAGCAGAGCCGCTCAGGGATCTTGGCACCCTTCTTGTCGTATCTCCAACACCGCTTCTCGCAAGGGGAGCGCAACGCTGGACAACTCCTGCGGGAGGTGCGCCAGCAGGGATTTTCTGGCTCGCGTAAGCGTGTCGCGCAATGGATGCAGATGCGCCGCACGGCACCAGCAAAGACCACGCCCGGCCCGTATGTCGCTATGGGGCGGTGA